From the genome of Flavobacteriales bacterium:
TAGCTCTTCTTCTGTCCTTGTTCGTCTTCCGTAACGAACCCAACGATTCTGAAAAGCAGATCAGACAGGTGCTTGCCGAACAACAGGATTGCTGGAACCAAGGCGACCTTGAATGTTTTATGCAAGGTTATTGGAAATCTGATTCCTTGAAATTCATTGGTAGATCAGGCATCAATTATGGGTGGCAGGCTACGCTCGATAACTACAAGAAGTCCTACCCCGATAAAGCGGCCATGGGAACTTTGAACTTCGAAATCCTGAGCCTTGAACCACTTGGCAGCGACCATTATCTCGTTACTGGAAAATGGAAATTGACGCGCCAATCAGACGAACCGCACGGTCTTTTTACCTTGATCTGGCAACGCTTTGGCGATGAATGGAAGATCATTTACGATCATTCGAGTTAGGGTTTGATGCATCAAACCCTAACTGAACTCTTTTTCACATCCATTGTTAAATCAATGTTTAAACATTAATTTAGAGCTATGAAACGCACAATCAATCGAATCATACCCGCTCAGCGCGTGAACATGGGCGGCATTCTGCTGGATCAACCATTACCGATGCATGGTGTGGAACAGATCGATCCATTCCTTCTGGTACATCATTGGGACGATAAACTTCCTGGAGGCCAAAACGAGAAAGAACTGGGCGTTGGACCGCATCCGCACCGTGGTTTTTCTCCCGTCACGCTCATTTTCAAAGGGGCAGTTCACCACCGCGATTCGTTAGGAACCAAAAGCATTGTAAAAGCTGGCGGTGCGCAGTGGATGAACAGCGGCAGAGGCATCATTCACAGCGAGCGGCCACCGAAACACATGGCCGAAAACGGGGGCGATTTTGAGTTCATCCAATTTTGGGCAAATACACCTGCCGCCAGAAAAATGGAACCCGCCAAGTATCAGCCTTTAACAGCTGAGAACACACCAACCGTTGTTTCCGAAGATGGAAAAGTAACCGCTGGAATTGTTGCTGGAAAAGCGTTGGGCAAAGAAGGCCCGATAGAATTGATGACACCGATGTTGGTGATACGATTCGACATTCAGAAAGGTGGTAAAATGGAATTTGATCTTCCGAAGGATTTCAATGCCTTTGTCTACCAATTGGATGGCAAACTGAGTTTCGATGGAACCACCACCAAGAAGAAAGACCTCACGTGGTTCAAGAATGATGGCGAAAGCGTTGCTTTTGAAGGATTGGAAGACACGCGCGCCATTCTATTGGCTGGCGAACCGATCAACGAACCATTGGCCACATACGGCCCGTTTGTGATGAACAACCAGACGGAGATCATGCAAGCATTGCGTGACTACCAGATGGGCAAAATGGGTATGCTGATCGAGGAGTTTGATTCGTAACTGACTGTCATTCAGACCGAAGTGGAGGAATCTATTGATGTCTCGGCTACGCAAGCTCTGCTCGACATGACAAAAGGAAAAAGAACATGAACCGAAAGGAATTTATCAGAAACATCAGTTTGGCAGGAGTGGGAATTTCTCTCGTTCCTGCCCAACTTTTGGCTTCGCAGCATGCATCTTCGGTCAGGTTACCGAAAGCTGTATTTCATGTTCCGCACGGAAATTTCGCAAACGCGATCATTGAGCGAGTTCAAATTCCAGAAATGGATGTGGAAGTTTCTGTTCAGCATTTCATGCGAAACGGAATTGAAGCGACCGAAAAAGACATTTCCGTCTTCACTTTCTATCGGGAAAAAGAAACGCTGAATGTGTGCTTTGACAATGAAGGCTGCCACTTTTCTGGTGAGATCAATGACTTGGAAGCATGCAAAAAACATGACCGATTCCTCATCAAGAATGCTCAGTTTGAGGTTGAGTTGAAAAAGGATTCTACCTACCTTTCGCTACGCAGAAAGGCCTAAAACGTGTCAGAACCACTTGTGGACAAAGAGTATTTGCTGGAGAAATTCCCTGGCAAGGGCGGCTGGACGTATGCGGCCATTCCCGAAATCTTGAAAAACCCACACGCGCCATTTGGTTGGGTTCGGGTGAAAGGCAGCGTTGACGGTTATGAGATAGAACGGTCAAAACTGCAACCGATGAGCAACGGACAATTGTTCTTTCCCGTCAATGCCAAGATCAGAAAAGCCATTGGCAAACAGGCTGGAGATAATGTCCACATCACGCTTTACGAAGACAAAATCTCGGAACAGATCAGAGAAGAACTGATGGTGTGTTTGCAGAATGAACCGCCAGAACTTTTGGACAAGTTCAATGGCCTGAGCGAATTCCTTCAGAACAACTATCTCGGTTGGCTTCAGGACGCCAAGACCGAAGACGAAAAAGCCGCTCGCATCCTCAAACTGATTGAGGAATTGCCGAAGTACTAATCTGCGTATTCGATGCTGTACGTGATCGGCCCGTTCTTCTTGAGCATGGCCGAAACCCCACAATATTTGTCGTAAGAAAGCGCTATTGCCTTCTCCACTTTGGCCTTGTCCAGATCCTTTCCCGAAACGATGTATTTCATATTGATCTCATCAAAAACCTTCGGATGTTCTTCGGTCAGTTGCGTTTCAATGCGGATTTCCAATCCTGTAAAATCAACCCGCATCTTACGGAACAGCGAAACCACGTCCATTCCAGTACAGGACGCCAAACCTGAAAGCACCAATTCTTTCGGTCCAGGCGCAGAATCCTGCCCTAATTCTGGAAGCGCATCACTCAAAACTACGTGATTGCGCATGTGATTCTCGAAAACCATTCCCTCCTTCCAAACTGTCTTAATATCAAAGTGCTTTGCCATGGTGCGTCTAATTGTTGAACTTTCCTCTATTAACCAAGAAGTGCTCCCAAAGTTGTAGGAACTTTTCAGACGAGCGCCTGATCGGTGTCAGGTCAACGCCTTCTTTTTCCAGCAACCGCCAATGCGATTCCAGCAAACCTGGATGCGCCAAGCCTTGCAGTTCAATTTCCTCGTACGTGCTATCTGGGTTGGCCTCATAGCAACCATCTTCACCATATCTTCCATGATGATGGTTCAGCCAACCATTGAAATCGGTCTGAAAGCCGATGGAAAGGTTCTCAACCTCCTCTGCAGAGAGGTTCTTCTCCAAGAAATCCTTCACTTGCTGATACGTGAATTTATAGCTGTCGATGGAGCCATCGCAATAGCTTTCCAGCGGATCCAATTTTGCCTGATAATCGGCTCGCGGTCTGTACGGCCTGCAACTTTCGCCACTTATCGGCAGCGAGATGAAACCACCGTTCGCATACACTTTCAGCATGTCTTCCTCTTCCATTCCGCGCGGCAGGTTCTGAATCGGTTTGAACATGTCGTGCGTCACCAGCGGTGGAATTCCCTTTTCCTCCATCCACGCCAACGCATCCTTTCGGGTGTTGTCGCTCATGTGCGTCAGGTCGGTCATGATGCCCGCATTGGCCAACCAAACGATGGCCTGTTTTCCTTTTTCGGTCAACCTTCGGTTCTTCTCCTTCTTAAAAAGGCTTTTGAAATTCAACACTTTGAGCGCAAAGACGGGCAGGTTGGCCGCTGCTCCATATTTGCTGTCCACCAGATGCACCAACGTGATGAACGCCACGCCCTGCTCCGCCCAAAAGTTGGCATCTTCCTGCGAGTTGACGAGCCGTTTCCCTCCTTCAATGCAATGAATAATAATGGTCTTATCCGTATTGTGAACCAGGTCGCGAACCTCCTGCGGTGTTCTTGCTATCGCGAAATCATCTGAATTCGCAGCCACGAAATCGTTCACATACTTGATCTGCTTCAGAATGACCTTTCTACCGCGCTTTGCGGAAGCAATGTTCTCTTGCGTGAGTGCACCAACGCAAAGAATCCGTGCGCCTTTGTTCTTGCGCAGATAATTGGCGTAATTGACGTTGGTGAACTGATGTTTCCAACTCAGGTCAGGCGGATCCGATTCATCGAAATACTTCAATCCTTCCCCGAAAAATGAGTACGGAACGTGCATGCATGGATGCAGTTGCAGGTCCATGAACTCACGGATCTCCTGTGCCGAAGCAGGAAAAATGAAAACGGAGAAAAAGAAAAACGGGAGCCAGCGAATCATAGCTTATCGACCCAGCAAATTTTCCTGTTTCAACCACTCGTAAGAATCCTTTATCGACTCTTCCAATGGCGACATTTTGTAATCCAATTCGGTAACAGCCTTTTGCGAATTCACGTGCTTTGGAATAGTCAGCTCAATGTATTTCTCTGGGGTCAAAACAGGTTCCTTTCCGTTCAATTTCGATTGCAGCGTGTAGAACGGTATGGACGCTTTCATCAGCCAGTTTGGCACTACAAAGGTCGACTCCTTCTTACCCATGAACCGCTCAATGGTGTTGAAGATCTCCTTGAACGTGACGTCCTGTCCACCGAGCAGGTAGCGTTCGCCCGTTCTGCCTTTTTCGAAGGCCGAAATGTGCGCCTTCGCAATATCACGAACGTGGCAGATGACCGCGTTTCCGTTCGGAATTCCAGGCACATCATTATTGTAAACCGCCTGAATGATCTGCGCCCAATTGTGCGAATCGTACGGCCCCATAATGTCACACGGATTCACAATAACCGCATCCAAACCTTCGGCAATGGCCGTGTCCACTTCCAACTCTGCCAAATACTTGGTCCTATTGTAATTGACGGGGCTGCTCATGGCATCGGACTTTTCCGTCTCATCAATTTCGTGGCGTGGATGGCCCCAGGCAGAAATGGACGAAGTATGCACAAACCGCTTGGCATTTTTCTGCAACGCCACTTCCACCATGTTCCGCGTTCCAATCACATTGTCCTGATACTGCTGGTCGTTCCACTTCGACCACATGGACGTGTTGGCCGCCACATGGAAAACCGCATCCACATTTTCGGGCATGGCCTGAATCAATGATTCTTTATCAGTAATTGCTCCTTCCGCCAGCGTTACATCAAACCGTTTGAGATACGTGAGATTAGAGGTCTTTCTATGAAGCGCAGTGACGTGCCAGCCGTCCTCCAAAAGTTGCTGGACCAGATTGATGCCGAGAAATCCCGTAGCACCCGTAACAAAAGCAGTTTTCATAGCAAGGATGGTTTCCCTCGAAAGTACAACTTCAACCTTGATGTCGTGATCTCAGAACGGTTTCCACATCCTCCAACGATTTCCCTTTTGCCGTGAGTAGCACGAGATAATGGAAAAGCAGATCGGCAGCTTCATTCAAAAACAGTTCGTCATTGTTGTCTTTGGCCTCAATGACGGTTTCAACTGCTTCTTCGCCCACCTTTTGCGCAATCTTGTTGATGCCTTTTTCGAACAGCGAAGTTGTGTATGATTTCTCTGAAGGATTGGCCTTTCGGTCTTCGATGATGCGCTGCAATTGATGCGCAAATCCAGCCGCATCAGTATCGCCAAAACAGGTTTCGGTTCCCTTGTGGCACGTTGGTCCAACGGAATCAACCTGAATCAAAAGCGTATCGTTGTCGCAGTCGACTTCGATAGATTTCAGAAAAAGAAAATTGCCCGATTCTTCACCTTTGGTCCAAAGTCGTTGTTTGCTGCGCGAATAGAAGGTCACTTTTCCCAACTCTTGGGTTTTCTGCAATGCCGCTTCATTCATATATCCCAACATCAAAACTGTTTTGGTGGCGTAATGCTGAATGATGGCTGGCACCAGCCCATCGCCTTTTGAAAAATCTACGTTCATCTTACAGGAATTCCTTTTGTTCTTAATTCGTTTTTGAGTTGGGGAATCGGCACTTCACCGAAATGAAAAATGCTGGCAGCCAAGGCGGCATCCACACCCGATTTTTGAAATACATCTACAAAATGCTGTGCATTTCCCGCTCCACCAGAAGCAATGATCGGAATCGTTGTGATCGCGTCCAATTCCTTCAATAAATCAATGGCGAAACCGCTTTTTGTTCCATCATGCTGCATGGAAGTAACGAGCAGTTCTCCCGCTCCGCGTTGCTCCGCTTCCTTTGCCCAAGCGAAAACATCAATGTCGGTTGCTGCTCTTCCGCCATGCGTGAATACGCGCCAATTTCCATCAACCATTCCAGCATCAATGGCAACCACCACACACTGATTCCCGAATTCGTTCGCTAATTCAGAAATGAGTTCTGGTCGCCTAACGGCAGAAGAGTTAACGCTCACTTTATCAGCACCCGCAGCCAGCAGAATCTCTACATCTGCAACGGAACTGATTCCACCACCAACGGTAAACGGAATATTGATCTCTTCGGCAATATGACCGACCAATTCGGCAAAGGTTTTTCGACCCTCAACCGTGGCTGTGATGTCAAGAAAAACGAGTTCATCGGCACCTTGCTCAACATACGCTTTGGCCAATTCCACCGGGCCGCCAGCATCGCGAATCTCAACGAAATTCACACCTTTTACGGTACGACCATCTTTGATGTCGAGGCATGGTATGATTCGTTTTTTCAGCATTTCATTTCACGCAGAGGCACAGAGATTTACAATTCGGATAGTTCTTTCAGTGTCACTCGGTTTTCATAGATGGCTTTTCCGAGAATCGTTCCATCGCAGCCGATTTCCTTCAGTTGGATGAGGTCTTCAATCGAAGAAACGCCACCGCTTGCAATCAATTTCAATTCAGGAGAATTCGCAAGGATTCTTTCGTAGAGTTGAATAGAAGTACCTTCCAACATTCCATCTTTTGAGATGTCGGTACACACCACATATTCAATTCCTTCTTTTTGATAGTCTGATATGAATTCGATCACATCCAACCCGCTGTCATCCAACCAACCGTGTGTAGCGATTCGCCCGTTTTTAGCATCTGCACCGAGAATGATCTTCTCAGATCCGAACTCAGTTATCCATTGCAATACTGTTTCTCGTTCGTTCACGGCAATGCTTCCGGCCGTGATCTGTTTTGCACCCGAATTAAAGACCGTTTTGAGATTCTCAGTAGTTCGCAATCCTCCGCCAAAATCCACTTGAAGATTCGTTTTTGACGTGATGGATTCCAGCACTTTCCAGTTCACCACTTTCTTGGCTTTCGCGCCATCCAGATCCACCAGATGCAAGTACTTCAAACCTGCATCCTCGAACTGCTTGGCGACTTCCAACGGATTCTCGTTGTACACCGTTTTCTGGTTGTAATTGCCTTGCGAAAGGCGCACGCATTTTCCGTCAATGATGTCGATGGCGGGAATGATTCTCATAACTCCAAAAAGTTCTTGATGAGTTGCTGACCGACATCGGCCGACTTCTCTGGATGAAACTGCACTGCGTGGAAATTATCCTGCTGCAATGCTGCGGAAAACGGCAAGATGTAATCGCATTTCGCTGTGGTCTGCGAACCAATTTCAGCGTAATAACTGTGTACGAAATAGAAATCAGCATTTTCAAAATAACCACCCCGTCCCTGATGGACACCCCTCCTTTCAGAAGGAGGGGAGCTGGCACGTTGATCCAACGCCTTTTCAGAACCACCAATCTCCCCCTGCAAGGGGGGAGTGTCCGCAATAAGCGGACGAGGGGGGCAGAAAAGCGGCCCTTTCAGTTCCGTGCAATTGTTCCAACCCATGTGTGGCACTTTTTCTTTGGCGGATGGAAAGCGTTTTACATTCTCACTGAAAATACCCAGACATTCCGTATCGCCTTCTTCCGAATGCTTGCACATCAATTGCAACCCAAGGCAAATGCCTAGAAATGGCTGATTCAGGTTCTTCAGCACTTCGTCCAAACCACGCTCACGCAAATAGCGCATGGCCGAACCTGCCTCTCCCACACCTGGAAAGATCACTTTATCCGCTTCGCGAAGCAAACTCGGGTCATCGGTAACGGTTGCGTCTGCACCAAGTCGATCCAGCGTATTCATCACCGAGCGGATATTGCCCGCATTGTATTTGACAACCGCAATCATAGTACGCCTTTTGTGGATGGCATCGAGCCGTCTGATGTCTGCGAAACAGCCATGCGAATGACCCGTGCCCAAGCTTTGAAAATCGCCTCGATCTTATGGTGTTCGTTTTGTCCTTCGGCTTTGATATTGAGGTTGCAACGCGCCTTGTCTGAGAACGACTTGAAGAAATGTGAGAACATTTCGGTCGGCATTTCGCCAATTTTTTCTCGCTTGAAATCTGCTCCCCAAACGCACCACGGACGACCACCGAAATCGATGGCGACCTGCGCCAGACAATCATCCATTGGCAAGAGAAAACCGTAACGCTGAATTCCTTTCCGCGAACCCAGCGCATTGTCGAATGCTTCGCCCAACGCCAAGGCCACATCCTCAATGGTGTGATGCTCGTCAATGTGCAGATCGCCATCCACTTGAACATTCAGATCCATATTTCCGTGCTTGGCCAATTGCTCCAACATGTGATCGAAAAAACCCAAACCCGTTTGGATGTTCGACTTTCCTGAACCATCCAAATTCAGTTCAATCTGAATATCCGTTTCCGAAGTTTTCCGATGCACGGAACCTAAACGCGGTTGCTCTTTCAGAAAGCGATAGATCTCGTTCCATGAAGTCGTTGTAAGTACGCAATCAGCTTTTTCATCAGAAATAAAAATGGCCTTGGCACCGAGGTTCTTTGCCAGTTCCACATCTGTTTTCCTATCACCAATCACGAACGAATGCCGCAGGTCGTAATTCCCTTTGATGTAATGCGTCAACATCCCCGTTCGCGGTTTGCGCGTTGGAGCATTATCGGCTGAAAAACTGCGGTCGATGAGCACTTCCGAAAAGCGGATTCCTTCACCTTCCAGCGTTTTCATTATCAGGTTATGGGCAGGCCAAAACGTGTCCTCTGGAAATGAATCGGTTCCCAATCCATCCTGATTGGTGACCATCACCAACTCATAGTCCAACTCCGTGGCAATTTTCGCGAGATTGGAAATCGCGCCCGGATAGAATTCCAATTTCTTGAAACTATCGATCTGCTCGTCCGCAGGTTCCTTGATGATGGTTCCGTCTCTATCAATAAACAAGACCTTTTTCATGATGCTAACTTTTTCAACTCTGCAAGCAGTGTTGTGTTCTCCTCTTCGGTTCCAACAGTAATGCGCAGGCAACCTTCAGCAACTTTGGAACGGTCGCGGACCACAATTCCTTTATCAGTAAGCGCATCGTAAATCGTCTTCGGCTCGGTGAATTTCACCAACAGAAAATTGGCGTCAGACGGATAAATGGTCAACACGTTTTTCAGTTGATCCAATTCAACTTCCAGCCTCTTTCTTTCGGTGAGAATGGTTTTCACTTCCTTATTAAAAGCCGCTACATTCATCAATTCCCGCAGCGCAACTTCTTGCGATAGCTGATTGACATTGTAAGGTGGCTTGATGCGATTCAGAACCTCAATCACTTCTTCATTCGCGAACGCCATTCCCAGACGAATACCCGCCAACCCCCACGCCTTGCTGAGGGTTTGCAGAACCACCAAATTGTTGTGATTTCCGAGCTCTTTTGAAAATGAATCCTGCTCGGAAAAGTCGATGTACGCTTCATCAATCACCACCAACCCATTGAAATTGGAAGCGAGCTGAAGAACATCACTTCGCTGCATGCAATTTCCTGTTGGATTGTTGGGCGAACAGATGAACAGCAGTTTGATGTTCGCATCAGAAAACCGCAATTCGATTGCTTCCAGATTCAGTTGCCAATCTGGGGTGAGCGGCACATCAATCACCTCCACATCGTTGATGTCTGCACTTACTTGATACATGCCATACGTTGGTGAGCAGATCAGTGCTTTGTCCTTTCCAGATTCGCAGAAAGCGCGGAACAGCAGGTCGATGGCCTCATCGCTTCCGTTACCGAGGAAAATGTTCTCTTTCGGAACATGCTTGAGTTCAGAAATACGTGCTTTCAGCTTCCATTGCAATGGATCCGGATAGCGGTTCAACCCTGTGTTGTTGGGGTTTTCGTTGGCATCCAGCCACACCGAAGCAGAACCTTTGAACTCATCGCGTGCACTGCTGTACGGTTTCAGATTCCGCACATTCGGTCGTATCAGTTTCTGAATATCAACCATTGCTCAACTTCTTTAATCGGAGTGAAACCGCATTTCGGTGGGCATCCAATTGTTCAGCAGCAGCCATCGTTTCGATGCTCGGTCCGATGTTCTGGATTCCTGCAGCCGTCAATTTTTGGAACGTGACTTTCTTCAAGAAGCTGTCCAAGGAAACACCGCTGTAGCTTCTTGCATAGCCGTTTGTGGGCAAGGTGTGATTCGTTCCACTGGCATAATCGCCCGCACTTTCGCAGCTGTAGTTACCAAGAAAAACGCTGCCTGCATTCACCACTTGGTTCGCCAGTTCATCACAGTTCTGAGTTGCAATGATGAGGTGTTCTGGCGCATATCGGTTCGAGAAATCCATGGCTTCTTGCCATGAACCAAGAACAATGGCCGAACTGTTTTCCAGTGCTTTTTGAGCAATGTCTTTTCGTGGAAGTTGATTCAATTGAGGTTCCAATTCTTCCAGAATCTCAATTAAAACCTGTTCGCTTCCCACAAAGACAAGAATCACGTGACTGTCCGATCCGTGTTCTGCCTGACTAAGTAGATCGGCCGCAACGAAAGACGGCTCGCAGGTATCGTCAGCAATTACCAAAACTTCGCTTGGACCAGCTGGCATATCGATGGCCACGCCTTGCTGCTGAACGAGCTGTTTGGCCATGGTCACGTACTGATTTCCTGGACCAAAGATCTTGTCCACTTTCGGGATGGATTCCGTTCCCGAAGCCATGGCAGCCACCGCCTGCGCGCCACCAACGGTGTAGATTTGCTTCAGACCGAGTTTTTGCGCTACGTACATAATGGCCACATCCACCGAACCGTCTTTTCGAGGTGGCGTGCAGACCACAATTTCTTTGCAACCAGCGATCATAGCTGGAATTCCGAGCATGAGAAGCGTAGAGAACAGCGGGGCACTTCCTCCTGGAATGTACAGACCGACCTTTTCGATGGCGATGCTTTTTCGCCAGCAGAAAACGCCTTCTGTGGTCTCAATTTTTTCGGGCAATTGCTGTTGCGCTGAATGGAATTTGTGGATGTTGTTCCAAGCCTCATCAATGGCTGATTTCAACTTTTCATCAATTTCAACCGATTCAGGAACTTGTAGCGCCAACGAACTCAGATTCACCTTGTCGAATTGCGAGGTAAGGGCAATCAATGCTTCATCGCCCCCTTCCCTGACTTCATCCAAAACCTGCTGAACCTTCGGTTGAAGTTCGGAAAGATCCATTGTCGGGCGTTCGCACAACTGAGGCCAATCGCTGCGGGCTGGGTTTCGAAACACCTTCATCATAGGATCATTTTTTCAATCGGACAAACAAGGATTCCTTCCGCGCCCAGCGATTTCAGCTTATCAATCACTTCCCAGAATTCATCTTCCTTGACCACGCTGTGCAAACTGCTCCAGCCTTCTTCGGCCAGAGGGAGAATTGTGGGGCTTTTCATTCCCGGCAGCACTACTGTGATCTCCTTCAATTTGTCGTTCGGTGCGTTGAGCAGAATGTATTTGTTCTCCGAAGCTTTCTGCACGGCATTCATTCTGAAAAGCATGCTTTCGAGCAACGCTTTTTTGTCTGCGGGAAGGTTCGGGTTGGCAATCAGCACCGCTTGGCTGGTCATTACCTGTTCGACTTCCTTCAACCCATTGGCAAGAAGCGTGCTTCCCGTACT
Proteins encoded in this window:
- a CDS encoding pirin family protein, which translates into the protein MKRTINRIIPAQRVNMGGILLDQPLPMHGVEQIDPFLLVHHWDDKLPGGQNEKELGVGPHPHRGFSPVTLIFKGAVHHRDSLGTKSIVKAGGAQWMNSGRGIIHSERPPKHMAENGGDFEFIQFWANTPAARKMEPAKYQPLTAENTPTVVSEDGKVTAGIVAGKALGKEGPIELMTPMLVIRFDIQKGGKMEFDLPKDFNAFVYQLDGKLSFDGTTTKKKDLTWFKNDGESVAFEGLEDTRAILLAGEPINEPLATYGPFVMNNQTEIMQALRDYQMGKMGMLIEEFDS
- the hisF gene encoding imidazole glycerol phosphate synthase subunit HisF, translating into MLKKRIIPCLDIKDGRTVKGVNFVEIRDAGGPVELAKAYVEQGADELVFLDITATVEGRKTFAELVGHIAEEINIPFTVGGGISSVADVEILLAAGADKVSVNSSAVRRPELISELANEFGNQCVVVAIDAGMVDGNWRVFTHGGRAATDIDVFAWAKEAEQRGAGELLVTSMQHDGTKSGFAIDLLKELDAITTIPIIASGGAGNAQHFVDVFQKSGVDAALAASIFHFGEVPIPQLKNELRTKGIPVR
- a CDS encoding DUF1905 domain-containing protein, which gives rise to MSEPLVDKEYLLEKFPGKGGWTYAAIPEILKNPHAPFGWVRVKGSVDGYEIERSKLQPMSNGQLFFPVNAKIRKAIGKQAGDNVHITLYEDKISEQIREELMVCLQNEPPELLDKFNGLSEFLQNNYLGWLQDAKTEDEKAARILKLIEELPKY
- the hisH gene encoding imidazole glycerol phosphate synthase subunit HisH, which codes for MIAVVKYNAGNIRSVMNTLDRLGADATVTDDPSLLREADKVIFPGVGEAGSAMRYLRERGLDEVLKNLNQPFLGICLGLQLMCKHSEEGDTECLGIFSENVKRFPSAKEKVPHMGWNNCTELKGPLFCPPRPLIADTPPLQGEIGGSEKALDQRASSPPSERRGVHQGRGGYFENADFYFVHSYYAEIGSQTTAKCDYILPFSAALQQDNFHAVQFHPEKSADVGQQLIKNFLEL
- a CDS encoding DUF4440 domain-containing protein, which codes for MKITLALLLSLFVFRNEPNDSEKQIRQVLAEQQDCWNQGDLECFMQGYWKSDSLKFIGRSGINYGWQATLDNYKKSYPDKAAMGTLNFEILSLEPLGSDHYLVTGKWKLTRQSDEPHGLFTLIWQRFGDEWKIIYDHSS
- the hisC gene encoding histidinol-phosphate transaminase, giving the protein MVDIQKLIRPNVRNLKPYSSARDEFKGSASVWLDANENPNNTGLNRYPDPLQWKLKARISELKHVPKENIFLGNGSDEAIDLLFRAFCESGKDKALICSPTYGMYQVSADINDVEVIDVPLTPDWQLNLEAIELRFSDANIKLLFICSPNNPTGNCMQRSDVLQLASNFNGLVVIDEAYIDFSEQDSFSKELGNHNNLVVLQTLSKAWGLAGIRLGMAFANEEVIEVLNRIKPPYNVNQLSQEVALRELMNVAAFNKEVKTILTERKRLEVELDQLKNVLTIYPSDANFLLVKFTEPKTIYDALTDKGIVVRDRSKVAEGCLRITVGTEEENTTLLAELKKLAS
- a CDS encoding bifunctional phosphoribosyl-AMP cyclohydrolase/phosphoribosyl-ATP diphosphatase HisIE, translating into MNVDFSKGDGLVPAIIQHYATKTVLMLGYMNEAALQKTQELGKVTFYSRSKQRLWTKGEESGNFLFLKSIEVDCDNDTLLIQVDSVGPTCHKGTETCFGDTDAAGFAHQLQRIIEDRKANPSEKSYTTSLFEKGINKIAQKVGEEAVETVIEAKDNNDELFLNEAADLLFHYLVLLTAKGKSLEDVETVLRSRHQG
- the hisA gene encoding 1-(5-phosphoribosyl)-5-[(5-phosphoribosylamino)methylideneamino]imidazole-4-carboxamide isomerase, encoding MRIIPAIDIIDGKCVRLSQGNYNQKTVYNENPLEVAKQFEDAGLKYLHLVDLDGAKAKKVVNWKVLESITSKTNLQVDFGGGLRTTENLKTVFNSGAKQITAGSIAVNERETVLQWITEFGSEKIILGADAKNGRIATHGWLDDSGLDVIEFISDYQKEGIEYVVCTDISKDGMLEGTSIQLYERILANSPELKLIASGGVSSIEDLIQLKEIGCDGTILGKAIYENRVTLKELSEL
- a CDS encoding NAD-dependent epimerase/dehydratase family protein, whose protein sequence is MKTAFVTGATGFLGINLVQQLLEDGWHVTALHRKTSNLTYLKRFDVTLAEGAITDKESLIQAMPENVDAVFHVAANTSMWSKWNDQQYQDNVIGTRNMVEVALQKNAKRFVHTSSISAWGHPRHEIDETEKSDAMSSPVNYNRTKYLAELEVDTAIAEGLDAVIVNPCDIMGPYDSHNWAQIIQAVYNNDVPGIPNGNAVICHVRDIAKAHISAFEKGRTGERYLLGGQDVTFKEIFNTIERFMGKKESTFVVPNWLMKASIPFYTLQSKLNGKEPVLTPEKYIELTIPKHVNSQKAVTELDYKMSPLEESIKDSYEWLKQENLLGR
- the hisB gene encoding bifunctional histidinol-phosphatase/imidazoleglycerol-phosphate dehydratase HisB, which encodes MKKVLFIDRDGTIIKEPADEQIDSFKKLEFYPGAISNLAKIATELDYELVMVTNQDGLGTDSFPEDTFWPAHNLIMKTLEGEGIRFSEVLIDRSFSADNAPTRKPRTGMLTHYIKGNYDLRHSFVIGDRKTDVELAKNLGAKAIFISDEKADCVLTTTSWNEIYRFLKEQPRLGSVHRKTSETDIQIELNLDGSGKSNIQTGLGFFDHMLEQLAKHGNMDLNVQVDGDLHIDEHHTIEDVALALGEAFDNALGSRKGIQRYGFLLPMDDCLAQVAIDFGGRPWCVWGADFKREKIGEMPTEMFSHFFKSFSDKARCNLNIKAEGQNEHHKIEAIFKAWARVIRMAVSQTSDGSMPSTKGVL
- the hisD gene encoding histidinol dehydrogenase, with product MKVFRNPARSDWPQLCERPTMDLSELQPKVQQVLDEVREGGDEALIALTSQFDKVNLSSLALQVPESVEIDEKLKSAIDEAWNNIHKFHSAQQQLPEKIETTEGVFCWRKSIAIEKVGLYIPGGSAPLFSTLLMLGIPAMIAGCKEIVVCTPPRKDGSVDVAIMYVAQKLGLKQIYTVGGAQAVAAMASGTESIPKVDKIFGPGNQYVTMAKQLVQQQGVAIDMPAGPSEVLVIADDTCEPSFVAADLLSQAEHGSDSHVILVFVGSEQVLIEILEELEPQLNQLPRKDIAQKALENSSAIVLGSWQEAMDFSNRYAPEHLIIATQNCDELANQVVNAGSVFLGNYSCESAGDYASGTNHTLPTNGYARSYSGVSLDSFLKKVTFQKLTAAGIQNIGPSIETMAAAEQLDAHRNAVSLRLKKLSNG